In one window of Camelina sativa cultivar DH55 chromosome 15, Cs, whole genome shotgun sequence DNA:
- the LOC104748081 gene encoding F-box/kelch-repeat protein At4g23580-like — MQVARVFQSACVFDTKAQTWEFLQIPNEEIFGGSEYKSIEYEGTVYVRSEAKDVTYKLHKGRWRTADLAINSGWGRRSSSYCVIENVFYRSNGKTVDCLTRFARVNLVNYGGKMAVLWEEYVVAKNHKENDVCGKCD, encoded by the exons ATGCAAGTGGCTCGTGTGTTCCAATCTGCTTGCGTTTTTGATACGAAGGCCCAAACTTGGGAGTTTTTGCAGATCCCTAACGAGGAGATATTTGGAGGTTCTGAATACAAAAGCATAGAATATGAAGGAACTGTCTATGTGAGGTCTGAGGCAAAGGATGTGACTTACAAGCTTCATAAAGGCAGATGGAGAACAGCAGACTTAGCGATAAATAGTGGATGGGGTCGTCGATCATCATCTTATTGTGTCATAGAAAACGTGTTCTACCGTTCTAATGGTAAAACAGTCGACTG TTTAACTCGTTTTGCTCGTGTTAACTTGGTAAATTATGGTGGGAAAATGGCAGTTTTGTGGGAAGAGTATGTGGTGGCTAAGAACCATAAAGAGAATGATGTGTGCGGAAAATGCGATTGA
- the LOC104748082 gene encoding uncharacterized protein LOC104748082, producing MVEDSIGESKSGMLYLERLMFINGYQSSWSSDDLQHRTPTSSLTWIQAASPDFPQNDPNPMLWMLKQPLSDYNNIVTRFLAVLLLRILFVPVNTNTLNHLSTSQCLMTTMTTNPSFEAFEDGLSISMISHVPLGSQAFGLIALLDPKSMNSCLLLFGIGDCRVIVMSQTLASCSFSVLILVFHIE from the exons ATGGTCGAAGACTCCATCGGAGAAAG CAAAAGTGGTATGTTGTATCTTGAACGCCTTATGTTCATTAACGGCTACCAATCAAGCTGGTCATCTGATGATTTACAGCATCGTACCCCAACCTCCTCCCTCACATGGATTCAAGCTGCATCTCCTGATTTTCCTCAGAATGATCCAAACCCTATGCTTTGGATGTTAAAGCAACCCCTATCTGACTACAACAACATAGTCACCCGATTCCTTGCCGTGCTGTTACTGCGGATACTCTTCGTCCCGGTGAACACCAACACATTGAATCATCTCTCGACGTCACAATGTCTAATGACGACCATGACAACTAATCCGTCCTTTGAAGCTTTTGAGGATGGACTCTCGATTTCCATGATCTCTCATGTGCCTTTAGGCTCCCAAGCCTTTGGTCTCATAGCTCTCTTGGATCCAAAATCGATGAactcttgtttacttctttttgGCATTGGGGATTGCCGTGTTATTGTAATGTCTCAAACTTTAGCAAGTTGCTCCTTCTCTGTACTGATACTAGTGTTTCATATTGAATGA